The DNA segment TCCGGCCCAGTGAGGACTGCAACCGGCGAGCCGCCCGCCAGGCGTCGACCGAGGCGTTTCCAGGTCCAACCGAAGCAACCGCCAGCAAGGCCGCCAGATAGAGCAGGTCGAGTTCGTAACCGACCGGGCCGAACGTCGCACCCGAATCGCTGACCGACAGCAGTCGCACCGAGGAAAAGCCATACTGCAGATGCACCGTCAGCATCGCCGTCACCAGGACGATGGTGAGCGGGATGGCGAGCAGCGAGACGAAGGCCCCCGCCATCACCCCGATGCCACCCACCAACTCCACCACCGTCGTCAGCCACGCCATCAGGTGCGGTGCAGGCACGTGCAGCGACACGAGGATCTCCGCAAAGTGCTCCGGACCTCGGGCGAGCTTGGCATACCCGTGGGCCGCAAATCCGAAGCCGACCACGAGACGAAGCAGGATGAGCATCAAGTCGCGCCGTGCGTTGAACGTTGCCATCGTGCCTCAGGGTGTGATGGGGTAGTTGCGCCACCGCATCGCCACGCGACGCGCCGGATCCAATCCCGATTCAGCCTCACGCTGCAGCACACGCCCGAGCGCTGGCGATAGCTCCTTCGCCGTCAGCGTCTCGAAACCGATCGATGCGTAGAACGGCCCATTCCAGGGAACGTCGCGGAATGTCGTCAGCGTCACTGCGCGGCAGCCAGAGGTCGCGGCCCAGTCGCACACGGCGCGCACGAGTCGTCGCCCGATCCCGCGGCGACCGTGATCCGGGTGCACGTCAAGTTCGGCCAGATGCGCACTCCCCGCCTCAATGATCTCCACGTGCGCGAAGCCGCTCGGCACGTCGCTCCGTCGCGCGACCCAGAGATGCCCGCGCTGCTGCGCCGCGAGCAGGCTCTCCGGGGAGGTGGTCTCAGCAAGCACCGCCGCTGGTGCGTGCCCCGCAAGGAGCGCTGCGGCGGCCACTTCGATCTCTCCAAGGCGCGGGATCTCGTCGGGCCGCGCCATCCCGATCTGGTATGTCGACGCACGCACGAGATGGAGTATCGGAAAGGGCCGGCCGCCGTCGTCCGTTGCCGAGCGGCCCGCGACTTCGAAGCCCTGCTTCTGGTAGAAGCGCAACGCCGCCGGATTCTGTTCGTTGACATCGACCCGGAGCGGCGCATTCGCGAGCCCCTCGGCGATGGCCACCAACGCGGTGCCACCGCCCCTTCCCTGATATTCGGGATCGAGAAAGAGTGCTTCGATGGCGTTGTTGGCGAAGCCGAGGAAGCCGGCTCGCTCGCTATTGTCGCCGACCAGAACCCACCAGCCGATCGCGTTGCCGGCGAGTTCGACAGCCACGAGCGGGCGCAGTGACTCGATGTCGGCTTCGGTGAGAAAGTTGTGCGACGCGCGCGCCGACCGCTCCCAGAGGGAGAGCAGCGCGTCGCTGTCGTCAGCAGTGGCGGGGCGGACCTGCAGCGATTGATGGTCGTTCATGGGGGAGCGAACGCATTGCTCCCCGGTCAGGTTCCATCGGCGTGACAGCGAGCTGCAACTACTTCGCGATGAAGCTTGCCTGCATCCCCATCGCGATGTGTGGCGGCAGCGAATCGGCGTCCTTGAACTGGCAGATCATCACGTAGGTCCGGCCCGCCACGAGGGTGGCGGAAACGGTCCCGAGTGAGCGCTGCCCGGCCGGCGCGATCAGAATTCCGACCACGCCGTCGGCGAGATCTCCGGGATCGCCTCCCTTGCTCGCATAGGCCAGCATCGAATCCGCCGAAATGCCGACCTTCAGCTGACCAAGCGCCATCTCATGCGGCACCTTGCCGCGATTATCGAGGCGAAAGGTGGCGGGCCCCGCTGGCATCTCCTTCGGGGTCTGAAAGGCGTAGTCGGTCGCGGGGATGACAGTCTCTTGCGGGGGAGACGGTGTGCAGGCGGCAAGTGTAAATGGAAGCAGGAACCAGCAGCGTCGCGCGTTCGACATCGTTAGCCTCGTCGAGTGCCTAGTGATCCATCCGCGAAGTATCGCTTGCCGCGCATTCGGAGATCGGCGCGGGCTCCGCGACTCCCGTACGTGTCAGCCAGCACTCACCGTAGAGGGAGCAGTAGCAGATCCGGCTGGTGAGGCGATGATCCTGCGCCATGGCGTTGCCACTGAGACTCCCTGCGACAATTGTGAGCACGTGTACCGTGTGGCCCGGCAGGAGCACCGTCCCCGGCCCGACCGCCGAAAAGAAGTAGCCCTTCGGCTCCTGTCCCGACAGCAGCCCCTTCACGACCGGCGCCCACGATTGCTGCACCGTGTCGTCCCAGCGTGCCTCGTACGCTTTCACGAGCGCAGGACCGAGGCCGACGTTGGTGATGGTCCGGTCGTAACGTCCGGCCGAGTCTGACGATTCCTGGGCGAGCCGCGGCCAGACCGACATCCGGTCGTGCTCGCGCGTTGCCTTCGCCTCATAGAGCGTGATGCCGAGTGACGCGACGGCGATCACGATCGCCGACATTTCGGCAAGCGTGGCGAGCCAGCGCTTGCGGTGGGGGCGCGGTGGTTCAGGCAGTGTCACGGTTCATCGCCAGGGAAAGGATGCGGCGCGGACGAGGGACGCATCGCGTCACCGATCAAGAATGGCGTCGAACGAAGGGCGGTGCAACCGGGTCAGCTCGTGCCGAGCTGCCAGGCGTCAGGTGGGACCTTCACGCTGGCGCACACGGGAGTACCATCCCGGCCCCGCCCCGCGATCGATACCTTGAGAACGCTTCCCGGCTCCGCCAGCGCTCGCCGGACCAGTTCGGCGCTGATGCCCGTGAGCGGAATCTTTGCACGCCGGTTCCAGCCGCCTCCATCCTGGCCCGCATAGCTCCCGACGTTGATATAGACGAACCGCTTGGCCGGCGGCCCCTGGGTGACCGGACCATAGAACCCGACCGGCCCGTCACTCTCCGGAAGACTGACCCGCACATTGAAATCGAAGACCACGGCCGTTGGGGAGGCCGAGGTCGGCTCGATCAGATTGAATTGCCCCGACTGCATCCGGAGTGCAACGCCAGGGACCGGGTCGCGCACGATGATGCGGAGGGCGAGCACGTCCGTCGCGTGCGCGGCCACTAGTAGATGTGCAGCTTGTCGAGGAGCGCCATCGGACTGTCAACGCACTCGAACAGATCCTTGTTGTGCTTGATCATCTTGCTGCGCATGTAGACGCGCAGCCACTGCTTGTAAGTATAGAGCTCGTGGCGCGCGAGGAGTTCCGGCAAAGGGAGGTCGCGCTGGTCCAGCAGCCCTGCGAGGTACATCGCGCATTCGAAGCCGAGCGAGATCGACTGGAAGTAGGGCGAGCCGATCGCCGAGTCGCCCACCACGAACACCGGCGAGCGGGTGAAGGGATGCTCGCCCGGCCCATTTGCAAGCCACTGTCGGTTCGTCGCGTTGCGCGCTCGATACAGATTGAGCGGGATCCGCACGATCTCCAGCTCCCCGATGATCTCGCCGTGCGTCTCCTCCTTGATCTTCTCGATGAACCGGTCCATCGAATTGGCGACATCGCGGAAGTTTGCGCGGAGCCATTCGCCATCGAACCGGGGCGGCATCGCGGCATAGTCCTCCGCCGTGATGTTCACGATCCCCGTGACATGACTCACCGCGCCATCGTAGCAGGTCCGGCCCACGGCCGGGATGAACTTGTACTGCGGGTTGTCGGCATTCTTGTAGTACTTGCAGTACTCGTTGCACTCGTACGGCTGGCCATAGAGAAAGGTGATCACGATGGCGTATTCGAGCCGGATGTCGACGGTATTCGACCCTGCGCTGGTCGCATCTCCCCCCGGGACGAGTTGATCGCGCAGCAATGACCTCGCCCCGGTGCAATCGATCAGGATGTCATCGGGTTCCAGCATCGCGATCGCGTCGGCAGCCGAGACCAGGCCGGAGAATCGCTGTACCGGAGTCGACACCCGAGCGGAAATCAGGTCACTCAGTGAGCGCTCGATGACGTTGAGCGGGACAAAGCCGCGCGACCACTCGTGCAGAAGCGCCGAGAGGTCGGCTGGGATCGACCGCCGGAAGGTCAGCCCTTCCTCGAGTTCCTGCGGATCGAACACGGCCTCGACGTTCTCGCCGTCGATATGGTCGGCGCGATAGCTCTCGGCCGAATCGGCCACCAGGTAGGAAGCAAGCTGCACCATACGCGTCCGGGTGTAGTCGCTCCGCTTCTCATGCAGATGGACCGTGAACCCCGTTCTCGGCTGGAGCAATGCCGTCATGAGGAGACCCACGGGCCCCGCACCGATGATGTGTACCCGGCGGTGCCGGTTCTGGAACGATGGCTTCATCGGGGGTCCTCGGGGGCGCAAACGGGGCTGGGCCGAGCCCAGGGCGAATCACTCCGGCGACAAAGGTAGCGATTCAGCTCGCGACTCGCGCCGCCACCATGGCAATGATCATCCCACCGAGTGCGCCAATCGCCAGGATCGGCCGCCATGCCTTGGTGACGATCGCCGACGGTGCGCTGAGGAGGAGGCCGAGGGAGAGCCCTGTGACCCAGGGCGGCCAGGGGAGCACCACCACGCAGATGACGAAGCCGATGGCGAAGCGGTCGATGAACGCCGCGAGCAGTGCGGCGCGCTTGTCGGGGAAATTCATCGGCAGCATCATCGCGACGGCAAGCACCCCGAACAGGGTGCCGCAGATGAGACCCAGCGTCACGCTCGTCACGATTCTCCTTCCTTCAGCAGGTAGTACACCTCGGTTTTGAGCTCCGCCGGATCATTGCTCCAGTGCCCGTACACTTCCCACGACGGGCCGGCAATAGAGCGGTTGTTGGCGCGGCACCACTCGTGAATCGCCGCATTCGCCTCGCCGAGCCGACTGTAGTCGCCAACGTGCGTGGTCATCGCCGCCGGGCCGCTCGGCGTCTGCAGCGGCTGCACCTCTCCCACTGCGGTGAATGGCGCCGTGACACCGACGCAGAAATCAACCGAAAGCGTCGTCGGCGTCGCCGAGCGATAGATGAAGATGTTCTGGCCATCGAGCTGCACGGCGCCCGCCTTCGCCGCCGCATAGATCTGATCGAGGCGAAGGCCGAATTCCTGCCCCACTTTCCCACGGGCGACCTGTGCCCGTACGCCCGCAACGAGTCGGGGTGCGGCCTGTACTTCGAGCACCTGGTGCGGAGTATCCGGCATCAACCACTCTCCTGAGGCGGGATCATTTCGACGACCACTGCGGACGGCGACATACCGAGAATTCCCCGCTCACCCGGGAGCTCGGGCGCGCGACGCGCCACCGCGAAGAGCGCCCGCGCGCTGACCGCGCCAAGCGCTGCACTCATCACGGTCAACACTGCAAAGAGCGGAACGGCCTGCACCGCACCACTCACGAGGACGAGCGGCGTGTAGAGCAGGAGCGGAAAGCTGACGCCACCAAGTGCGCCCCACCAGGTGACGCGCCGCACAGAAAGTTGGTGCAATTGCGAGTGACGGCCGAGGCCCCAGATGGCCAGGCCAAATGCCAGCCCGCATGCGGCTCCCCACAGCGCCCCCGCTCCGAGAAACGCGCCCAGCAGCCGCAAGGCGCGACCCCATACCGTACCGGCCTGCCAGGGCTGATATCGGATGAGGTAGAACGAGGCCCCGAGGAGGCCACCCACGATCGCCCAGGTAATCGCCGTTCCGATGAGTCCCCGGATCCGTCGCAATATCTGCATGCTCAGCTCCTGCTACTGGGGCGCCCGACCAGTGCCGCGCGCGCGATGGCCCTGAAACAGAGACTACTCGTCCCGTGGCGGAACCGCCATCGAGCGACCGGTGTTCCAGTCTCGCCCGTCCCCTGAACCGCGACTATCATTGCCACCCGCAGCTCACCCCGACCCGAGAATCTCATGACCGACACCGCTTCCCCGCTCAACGCAACCGTGCTCGGTTGCTCGATCACCTGCAAGGATATCAACGCCTCCATCGCCTTCTACCGTGACGCCATCGGCTTCAACGTCGGGATGACCTTCGAGCAGGAAGGGAAGATCGCCGGCGCCATCATCAGCTCGGGCCAGATCCAGATCGTCCTCAACCAGGACGATGGCAAGCTCGGCTGGGACCGGATCAAGGGCCAGGGGATCTACCTCCAGATCAACGTGCCGAGCTATGCCGACGTCGATGGCGCGGCAGTGCGAATCAAGGCGGCTGGTGGGACGCTGCTGAGCGAGCCCGCCGATCGCCCCTGGGGCGCCCGGATGTTCCAGTTCAAGGATCTCGACGGCTTCAAGCTTGGCGTGTCGACGCCGCTGAAGGGGTAGGCTCCGACCGCTGCTGCTAGCGCCGTTCTCCGGCCTTGTCCGCTACGAGGGTGAGCACCTTCACCAGCGTCTCCTCATCTCGGGGACCATCGTAGCGGATGCCGTCGATGAACAGTGTCGGCGTGCCATTGACCCCACTTCGAATGCCTGCCATGAACGATTCGCGAATAATGCCCTGATAGCGCCCTCCCCGCAGGTCATCTAGCAGCATCTCACCATCGACTCCAGCCTTTACCGCGTACCGGGCCAGATCCCCGTCGGCCAGTGCGTTCTGGTGCACAAACAGCAGATCGTGCATCGTCCAGAACGCCTCCGCGCCACCGCGAGCGGCCACCGCCTCGGCGGCCTCCGCCGCGTGCTCGGCGTGCCGATGCATATCGGAGAGCGGAAAGCTGCGAAACACAAAGCGCAGCCGATGACCGAGGCGCTCACGCACCCGCTTGAGGACTGGATGGGCGGCACCACAATAGGGACACTCGAAATCGCCGTATTCGACGAGGGTCACCTCGGCGCGCTCATCCCCATCCACGTGATCCGTGGGGCCGACTGGCGGCTTCAATTCCGGTGCGCTCATGGTTTGCTCCTTGATGTGGTGGGATCACGCTGAGCCAATACTTTCCAATGCCTCGAGAATGCCATCTGCACCCGGGTTCACGCCCGCGGGTGAGAGATACGACCATCGAATGATCCCCTCCGCGTCGATCACGAAGAGCGCCCGCTCGCTGGTGCCTTCCTGCTCGTTGTAGACACCATAGGCGCGAGCGACCTGGCCCTTCGGCTCGAAGTCCGACAACAACGGCAGCGCGAGGCTGTGGCCCTCCTTGAAGGCTGCGTGACACCAGGAGCCATCGACGGAGATGCCGACCACCGCCACATCGAGGCGATCCCACTCCGATCGCAGCGCGCTATACAGCGCCATCTGGTCGCCACACACTGGACTCCAATCGGCTGGGTAAAAGGCGAGCACCAGCGGTCGCCCGCGAAAACTTTCCAGGGTGCGCAGTTGCCCTGGCGCATCCGGCAGCGCGAATGAAGGAGCCGTGGTTCCGGCTGGAAGGAGCGACAACGACATCAGAACCTCCAGATCACAGGATGTCGCACAGTCGACGCCTGCACTGACGCCGCTGCAGCAATGATACGGTTTGAAAACGGGCGCGACTATCGGACTTTGGTATCGGCAAGGCCCCGGCACCAAAGTACAATATCGAGCAGACGGAGCGGTGAGTAACTAGAACCGAGAGTGCGTATGGCGCCA comes from the Gemmatimonadota bacterium genome and includes:
- a CDS encoding DoxX family protein, with product MATFNARRDLMLILLRLVVGFGFAAHGYAKLARGPEHFAEILVSLHVPAPHLMAWLTTVVELVGGIGVMAGAFVSLLAIPLTIVLVTAMLTVHLQYGFSSVRLLSVSDSGATFGPVGYELDLLYLAALLAVASVGPGNASVDAWRAARRLQSSLGRRAS
- a CDS encoding GNAT family N-acetyltransferase, which translates into the protein MNDHQSLQVRPATADDSDALLSLWERSARASHNFLTEADIESLRPLVAVELAGNAIGWWVLVGDNSERAGFLGFANNAIEALFLDPEYQGRGGGTALVAIAEGLANAPLRVDVNEQNPAALRFYQKQGFEVAGRSATDDGGRPFPILHLVRASTYQIGMARPDEIPRLGEIEVAAAALLAGHAPAAVLAETTSPESLLAAQQRGHLWVARRSDVPSGFAHVEIIEAGSAHLAELDVHPDHGRRGIGRRLVRAVCDWAATSGCRAVTLTTFRDVPWNGPFYASIGFETLTAKELSPALGRVLQREAESGLDPARRVAMRWRNYPITP
- a CDS encoding DUF5990 family protein gives rise to the protein MAAHATDVLALRIIVRDPVPGVALRMQSGQFNLIEPTSASPTAVVFDFNVRVSLPESDGPVGFYGPVTQGPPAKRFVYINVGSYAGQDGGGWNRRAKIPLTGISAELVRRALAEPGSVLKVSIAGRGRDGTPVCASVKVPPDAWQLGTS
- a CDS encoding GyrI-like domain-containing protein; the encoded protein is MPDTPHQVLEVQAAPRLVAGVRAQVARGKVGQEFGLRLDQIYAAAKAGAVQLDGQNIFIYRSATPTTLSVDFCVGVTAPFTAVGEVQPLQTPSGPAAMTTHVGDYSRLGEANAAIHEWCRANNRSIAGPSWEVYGHWSNDPAELKTEVYYLLKEGES
- a CDS encoding VOC family protein → MTDTASPLNATVLGCSITCKDINASIAFYRDAIGFNVGMTFEQEGKIAGAIISSGQIQIVLNQDDGKLGWDRIKGQGIYLQINVPSYADVDGAAVRIKAAGGTLLSEPADRPWGARMFQFKDLDGFKLGVSTPLKG
- a CDS encoding thioredoxin domain-containing protein; its protein translation is MSAPELKPPVGPTDHVDGDERAEVTLVEYGDFECPYCGAAHPVLKRVRERLGHRLRFVFRSFPLSDMHRHAEHAAEAAEAVAARGGAEAFWTMHDLLFVHQNALADGDLARYAVKAGVDGEMLLDDLRGGRYQGIIRESFMAGIRSGVNGTPTLFIDGIRYDGPRDEETLVKVLTLVADKAGERR
- a CDS encoding redoxin domain-containing protein; protein product: MSLSLLPAGTTAPSFALPDAPGQLRTLESFRGRPLVLAFYPADWSPVCGDQMALYSALRSEWDRLDVAVVGISVDGSWCHAAFKEGHSLALPLLSDFEPKGQVARAYGVYNEQEGTSERALFVIDAEGIIRWSYLSPAGVNPGADGILEALESIGSA